From the Pseudomonas baltica genome, one window contains:
- the rpsA gene encoding 30S ribosomal protein S1, with the protein MSESFAELFEESLKTLNLQAGAIITAIIVDIDYQAGWVTVHAGLKSEGLIPLEQFHNDAGELTINVGDEVHVALDAVEDGFGETKLSREKAKRAECWIVLEAAFAAEEVVKGVINGKVKGGFTVDVNGIRAFLPGSLVDVRPVRDTTHLEGKELEFKVIKLDQKRNNVVVSRRSVLEAENSAEREALLESLQEGQQVKGIVKNLTDYGAFVDLGGVDGLLHITDMAWKRIKHPSEIVNVGDEIDVKVLKYDRERNRVSLGLKQLGEDPWVAIKARYPESTRVMARVTNLTDYGCFAELEEGVEGLVHVSEMDWTNKNIHPSKVVQVGDEVEVMVLDIDEERRRISLGIKQCKSNPWEDFSGQFNKGDKISGTIKSITDFGIFIGLDGGIDGLVHLSDISWTEVGEEAVRRFKKGDELDTVILSVDPERERISLGIKQLEDDLFSNYVAVNDKGAIVKGIVKEVDAKGAIITLAEDVEATLKASEISRDRVEDARNVLKEGEEVEAKIISVDRKSRVIQLSVKSKDVEDEKEAIQSLRDKPAASDIAAGPTTLGDLLRAQMEKQN; encoded by the coding sequence ATGAGCGAAAGCTTTGCAGAACTCTTTGAAGAAAGCCTAAAGACACTGAATCTTCAGGCTGGCGCGATCATCACCGCGATCATCGTCGACATCGACTACCAAGCTGGCTGGGTAACCGTCCACGCTGGTCTGAAGTCCGAAGGTCTGATCCCGCTGGAACAGTTCCACAACGACGCTGGCGAACTGACCATCAACGTCGGTGACGAAGTTCACGTGGCGCTGGACGCAGTCGAAGATGGCTTTGGCGAAACCAAACTGTCCCGTGAAAAAGCCAAGCGCGCCGAGTGCTGGATTGTTCTGGAAGCAGCTTTCGCCGCTGAGGAAGTGGTCAAGGGCGTTATCAACGGTAAGGTTAAAGGCGGCTTCACTGTCGACGTTAACGGCATCCGTGCGTTCCTGCCTGGTTCCCTGGTTGATGTCCGCCCAGTGCGCGACACCACCCACCTGGAAGGTAAAGAGCTCGAATTCAAGGTCATCAAACTCGACCAGAAGCGCAACAACGTTGTCGTTTCTCGTCGCAGTGTCCTGGAAGCCGAGAACTCCGCCGAGCGCGAAGCTCTGCTGGAATCCCTGCAGGAAGGTCAGCAAGTCAAAGGTATCGTCAAGAACCTCACCGATTACGGCGCATTCGTCGATCTGGGTGGCGTCGATGGCCTGCTGCACATCACCGACATGGCCTGGAAGCGTATCAAGCACCCATCGGAAATCGTCAACGTTGGCGACGAGATCGATGTCAAGGTTCTGAAATACGATCGCGAGCGTAACCGCGTCTCCCTGGGCCTGAAGCAACTGGGCGAAGATCCATGGGTCGCTATCAAAGCCCGTTACCCAGAAAGCACTCGCGTAATGGCCCGTGTTACCAACCTGACCGACTACGGCTGCTTCGCTGAGCTGGAAGAAGGCGTTGAAGGCCTGGTACACGTTTCCGAAATGGACTGGACCAACAAGAACATCCACCCTTCGAAAGTCGTACAAGTCGGCGACGAAGTGGAAGTCATGGTTCTGGACATCGACGAAGAGCGTCGTCGTATCTCCCTGGGCATCAAGCAGTGCAAGTCGAACCCATGGGAAGACTTCTCTGGCCAGTTCAACAAGGGCGACAAGATCTCCGGCACCATCAAGTCGATCACCGATTTCGGTATCTTCATTGGTCTGGACGGCGGCATCGACGGTCTGGTTCACCTGTCCGACATTTCCTGGACCGAAGTGGGCGAAGAAGCCGTACGTCGCTTCAAGAAGGGCGACGAGCTTGACACCGTCATCCTGTCGGTAGATCCAGAGCGTGAGCGTATCTCCCTGGGTATCAAGCAACTGGAAGACGACCTGTTCTCCAACTACGTTGCTGTCAATGACAAAGGCGCTATCGTCAAAGGTATCGTTAAAGAAGTTGACGCCAAGGGCGCTATCATCACCCTGGCCGAAGACGTCGAAGCTACTCTGAAAGCTTCTGAAATCAGCCGTGACCGCGTTGAAGACGCGCGTAACGTTCTGAAAGAAGGCGAAGAAGTAGAAGCCAAGATCATCTCCGTAGACCGCAAGTCGCGCGTGATCCAGCTGTCGGTCAAGTCGAAAGACGTTGAAGACGAGAAAGAAGCAATCCAGAGCCTGCGCGACAAGCCAGCTGCTTCGGATATCGCTGCAGGCCCAACCACTCTGGGTGACCTGCTGCGTGCTCAAATGGAAAAACAGAACTAA
- a CDS encoding lipopolysaccharide assembly protein LapA domain-containing protein produces MRNVRKLLLVLIVLAVVAVTLLFVLENQQAVALAFLGWAGPQLPVSVLVILAFLLGLIIGPLLGTYVAHRSKRKFRRELKRQRVATP; encoded by the coding sequence ATGCGCAATGTAAGAAAACTACTGCTGGTACTGATCGTGCTGGCCGTCGTCGCAGTGACACTTCTATTCGTGCTGGAGAACCAGCAGGCGGTAGCTTTGGCCTTCCTTGGCTGGGCTGGTCCGCAGTTGCCAGTGTCGGTACTCGTCATATTGGCGTTCCTTCTGGGCCTGATCATCGGCCCGCTGCTCGGTACTTATGTGGCCCATCGCAGCAAGCGTAAATTTCGGCGTGAACTCAAACGCCAGCGTGTGGCAACGCCCTGA
- the hisC gene encoding histidinol-phosphate transaminase: MTDFLALAQSSVQQLSPYIPGKPVDELARELNLDPAKIVKLASNENPLGASPKALAAIAAELAELTRYPDGNGYNLKVKLAERAKVGIDQVTLGNGSNDILELVARAYLAPGVNAVFSQHAFAVYPIVTQAVGAEARVVPAKEWGHDLPAMLAAIDANTRVVFIANPNNPTGTWFGPQALSDFLAAVPAHVLVVLDEAYIEYASGSELPDGLDYLTAHDNLLVSRTFSKAYGLAALRVGYGISSAVIADVLNRIRQPFNVNSLALAAACAALDDVDYLAHSRSLNNAGLLQLQDGLLALGLGWIPSKGNFLAVDMGQDAAPINQALLREGVIVRPVANYGMPRHLRVTVGTAAENSRFLEALGKVLGRG; encoded by the coding sequence ATGACTGATTTCCTTGCCCTGGCGCAATCCAGCGTGCAGCAGCTCTCGCCCTACATCCCTGGCAAGCCGGTGGACGAACTGGCACGCGAGCTGAACCTCGACCCCGCCAAGATCGTCAAGTTGGCCAGTAACGAGAATCCGCTGGGTGCCAGCCCCAAGGCGCTGGCGGCCATCGCCGCGGAACTCGCCGAGCTGACCCGCTACCCTGACGGCAACGGTTACAACCTCAAGGTCAAATTGGCCGAGCGCGCCAAGGTGGGGATCGACCAGGTCACGCTGGGCAACGGTTCCAACGATATTCTCGAGCTGGTGGCCCGTGCCTACCTGGCACCGGGCGTCAACGCAGTGTTCAGCCAGCACGCCTTCGCGGTGTATCCGATCGTCACTCAGGCCGTCGGCGCCGAGGCTCGCGTGGTCCCGGCCAAGGAGTGGGGGCATGACCTGCCAGCGATGCTGGCGGCTATCGATGCCAACACCCGCGTGGTGTTCATCGCCAACCCCAATAACCCGACCGGCACCTGGTTCGGCCCGCAGGCGCTGAGCGACTTCCTTGCTGCGGTGCCGGCGCACGTCCTGGTGGTGCTGGACGAGGCCTATATCGAGTACGCCTCCGGCAGCGAACTGCCGGACGGCCTGGATTACCTGACGGCCCACGACAACCTGCTGGTGTCGCGCACCTTCTCCAAGGCCTATGGCCTGGCGGCGCTTCGGGTCGGCTACGGGATTTCGTCGGCCGTGATTGCCGATGTGCTCAACCGTATACGCCAGCCGTTCAACGTCAACAGCCTGGCGCTGGCGGCGGCCTGTGCGGCGCTGGACGATGTCGATTACCTGGCCCATAGCCGCTCGCTCAACAACGCTGGCCTGCTGCAGTTGCAGGACGGTCTGCTCGCGCTGGGGCTGGGCTGGATCCCGTCCAAGGGCAATTTCCTGGCCGTCGACATGGGCCAGGACGCGGCGCCGATCAATCAGGCGTTGCTGCGCGAAGGTGTGATCGTGCGCCCGGTCGCCAACTACGGCATGCCCCGGCATCTGCGGGTAACCGTGGGTACGGCGGCTGAAAACAGCCGTTTCCTCGAAGCGCTGGGCAAGGTCTTGGGTCGTGGTTGA
- the cmk gene encoding (d)CMP kinase: MNFQAPVITIDGPSGSGKGTIAGLLAKRLGWNLLDSGALYRLLAFAAGNHGVDLSNEASLKLLAAHLDVQFIAATGGKAQTIILEGDDVSQAIRNEAVAAGASAVAALPAVREALLQRQRAFQEAPGLVADGRDMGTVVFPDSPLKIFLTASAEERARRRYLQLKAKGDDVSLSSLLDEIRARDERDTQRAVAPLKPAADAIQLDSTELSIDQVLERILSEIALRDIAG; this comes from the coding sequence GTGAACTTTCAAGCACCAGTCATCACCATCGACGGCCCGAGCGGCTCTGGCAAAGGCACCATTGCCGGCCTGCTGGCCAAGCGCCTGGGCTGGAACCTGCTCGACAGCGGCGCACTGTATCGGCTGCTGGCGTTCGCCGCCGGCAACCACGGTGTCGACTTGAGCAACGAAGCCTCGTTGAAGCTGCTGGCCGCTCATCTGGACGTGCAGTTCATTGCCGCGACCGGTGGCAAGGCGCAAACGATCATCCTTGAAGGCGATGACGTCAGCCAGGCGATTCGCAACGAAGCAGTCGCCGCGGGTGCTTCCGCAGTTGCCGCGCTGCCGGCGGTACGCGAAGCCCTGCTGCAGCGCCAGCGCGCTTTTCAGGAGGCGCCGGGTCTGGTCGCCGATGGTCGCGACATGGGCACCGTGGTGTTCCCTGACTCACCGCTGAAAATATTTCTCACCGCCAGTGCCGAGGAGCGTGCCCGTCGACGTTACTTGCAGTTGAAGGCCAAGGGCGATGATGTTAGTCTGTCGAGTCTGCTAGATGAGATACGTGCTCGCGATGAGCGAGACACCCAGCGCGCAGTGGCCCCGCTCAAACCGGCGGCCGATGCCATACAGCTGGATTCCACGGAATTATCCATCGATCAGGTGCTGGAACGCATCTTGAGTGAAATCGCACTCCGCGATATCGCCGGATGA
- a CDS encoding cold shock domain-containing protein produces the protein MNLVLERSGGSRMKTTGIVKWFRAETGYGFIQQDGGVDIFVHVQAIQGDGYKTLREGQRVAFEIEAGPNGPQACKVQVLAS, from the coding sequence ATGAACCTCGTACTAGAGCGTTCCGGGGGCAGCAGGATGAAAACCACGGGCATCGTCAAATGGTTTCGCGCCGAGACCGGCTACGGCTTCATCCAGCAGGATGGCGGCGTGGACATCTTCGTGCATGTCCAGGCCATCCAGGGCGACGGCTACAAGACGCTCAGGGAAGGCCAGCGGGTCGCCTTCGAGATCGAAGCTGGGCCTAACGGTCCGCAAGCGTGCAAAGTGCAAGTGTTGGCAAGCTGA
- the pheA gene encoding prephenate dehydratase: protein MSEHELQALRVRIDSLDEKIIELISDRARCAEEVARVKMAALKEGEVPVFYRPEREAQVLKRVMERNKGPLSNEEMARLFREVMSSCLALENPLRVAYLGPEGTFTQAAAMKHFGHAVISAPMAAIDEVFREVVAGSVNFGVVPVENSTEGAVNHTLDSFLEHDMVICGEVELRIHHHLLIGENTKSANISRIYSHAQSLAQCRKWLDAHYPNVERIAVASNAEAAKRVKSEWNSAAIAGDMAASLYDLQRLAEKIEDRPDNSTRFLIIGNQEVPPTGDDKTSIIVSMSNKPGALHELLVPFHENNIDLTRIETRPSRSGKWTYVFFIDFVGHHRDPLIKGVLERIRQEAVALKVLGSYPKAVL from the coding sequence ATGTCCGAACACGAACTCCAGGCACTGCGCGTGCGCATCGACAGCCTCGACGAGAAAATCATCGAGCTGATCAGCGATCGCGCACGCTGCGCCGAAGAAGTCGCCCGCGTGAAAATGGCCGCACTCAAGGAAGGCGAAGTGCCGGTGTTCTATCGTCCGGAGCGTGAGGCGCAGGTGCTCAAGCGCGTCATGGAGCGCAACAAGGGGCCCCTCAGCAATGAGGAAATGGCCCGCTTGTTCCGCGAAGTGATGTCCTCGTGCCTGGCGCTGGAGAACCCGCTCAGGGTTGCCTATCTGGGCCCGGAGGGGACCTTCACCCAGGCTGCGGCCATGAAGCACTTCGGCCACGCCGTCATCAGCGCGCCTATGGCCGCCATCGACGAAGTGTTCCGCGAAGTGGTGGCCGGCTCGGTCAACTTTGGCGTCGTGCCTGTAGAAAACTCCACCGAGGGTGCAGTCAACCACACCCTCGACAGTTTTCTCGAACACGACATGGTCATCTGCGGCGAAGTCGAACTGCGTATTCACCATCACTTGCTGATCGGCGAAAACACCAAGTCCGCCAACATCAGCCGCATCTATTCCCACGCCCAGTCGCTGGCCCAGTGCCGCAAGTGGCTGGACGCACATTATCCCAACGTCGAGCGCATCGCCGTGGCCAGCAATGCCGAAGCGGCCAAGCGGGTCAAGAGCGAGTGGAATTCGGCAGCGATCGCCGGTGACATGGCGGCCAGCCTCTACGACCTGCAGCGCCTGGCAGAAAAGATCGAAGACCGCCCCGACAACTCGACCCGGTTCCTGATCATCGGCAACCAGGAAGTACCGCCCACTGGCGACGACAAGACCTCGATCATCGTCTCCATGAGTAACAAGCCGGGCGCGCTGCACGAGTTGCTGGTGCCGTTCCACGAGAACAACATTGACCTCACTCGCATCGAAACGCGGCCCTCGCGCAGCGGCAAGTGGACCTATGTGTTCTTCATCGATTTCGTCGGTCATCACCGCGATCCGTTGATCAAAGGCGTGCTCGAACGTATACGTCAGGAAGCCGTGGCGCTGAAAGTGCTGGGCTCCTACCCCAAAGCTGTGCTCTGA
- a CDS encoding metallophosphoesterase, with protein MTPCTAPATCLRLAPNTLGRDFVVGDVHGHFELLEAFMRTVDFDTDADRLLAVGDLVDRGPASHQVLQWLEHAWFYSVRGNHEQMILDHDLGTGSVEKHRNNGGAWYHDAETELRQAIALRLQQLPFALDVETARGRFGVVHAEPPLLPGQHHWEEILMNLAGEQGGDVQQLTQRQVLYSRNRINNRDKTPITGVDTVYVGHTSVPSPTRLGNVVYLDTGCSWPDGHLSAIEVATGKVITLEYGAA; from the coding sequence ATGACCCCTTGTACTGCCCCTGCCACCTGCTTGCGCTTGGCGCCCAACACCCTTGGCCGCGACTTCGTCGTGGGCGATGTGCACGGTCACTTTGAACTGCTCGAAGCCTTTATGCGTACAGTCGATTTCGATACCGACGCCGACCGTTTATTGGCAGTCGGCGACCTGGTCGACCGCGGCCCGGCGTCTCATCAGGTGCTGCAATGGCTCGAGCACGCCTGGTTTTATTCGGTACGTGGCAACCACGAACAAATGATCCTCGACCACGACCTGGGCACCGGCTCCGTGGAAAAACACCGCAACAACGGCGGTGCCTGGTACCACGATGCCGAGACCGAGTTGCGCCAGGCCATCGCCCTGCGCCTGCAGCAGTTGCCCTTCGCCCTCGATGTGGAAACGGCCCGCGGCCGCTTCGGTGTCGTCCATGCCGAGCCGCCATTGCTGCCGGGCCAGCATCACTGGGAAGAAATCCTCATGAACCTGGCAGGCGAGCAGGGCGGCGACGTCCAGCAACTGACCCAGCGCCAGGTACTCTACTCGCGCAACCGCATCAACAACCGCGACAAGACCCCGATCACCGGTGTCGATACTGTCTACGTCGGTCATACCAGCGTCCCATCCCCCACCCGTCTGGGCAACGTGGTGTATCTCGACACCGGTTGCTCGTGGCCAGACGGCCATCTCAGCGCGATCGAAGTCGCCACCGGCAAAGTGATCACCCTCGAATACGGCGCGGCCTGA
- the ihfB gene encoding integration host factor subunit beta, translated as MTKSELIERIVTHQGLLSSKDVELAIKTMLEQMSQCLATGDRIEIRGFGSFSLHYRAPRVGRNPKTGQSVSLDGKFVPHFKPGKELRDRVNEDEELA; from the coding sequence ATGACGAAGTCGGAACTGATCGAACGTATTGTCACCCATCAAGGTCTACTCTCATCCAAGGATGTGGAGCTGGCCATCAAGACCATGCTTGAACAGATGTCCCAGTGCCTGGCCACCGGTGACCGGATCGAGATTCGCGGCTTCGGCAGCTTCTCGCTGCACTACCGCGCGCCGCGAGTGGGGCGTAACCCCAAGACTGGCCAATCGGTCAGCCTCGATGGCAAATTCGTTCCGCATTTCAAGCCGGGCAAGGAGCTCCGCGATCGCGTCAATGAGGATGAAGAGCTCGCCTAA
- the rfbD gene encoding dTDP-4-dehydrorhamnose reductase: MKILLLGKNGQVGWELQRSLTPLGELVSLDRHSTDYCGNLADRDGLRHTLQTLKPDVIVNAAAYTAVDKAETDRDTAMLINGLAPQVMAQEAQRSGALLVHYSTDYVFDGRGVDPWAESAVASPVNYYGQTKLAGEQAILASGCQHLILRTSWVYGARGSNFAKTMLRLAAERDTLNVIADQHGAPTSAELLADVTAHAITATLRQPALSGLYHLVPSGETSWHAYAQFVLDFARAQGKPLKTATVTPIPTSAYPTPAARPLNSRLSNQKLQQAFGLHLPQWQGGVERMLAELS; encoded by the coding sequence ATGAAAATTCTTCTTTTAGGCAAAAATGGCCAAGTCGGTTGGGAGCTGCAGCGTTCCCTCACGCCTTTGGGCGAACTGGTATCCCTTGATCGCCACAGCACGGATTACTGCGGCAACCTGGCTGATCGTGACGGCTTGCGGCACACTCTGCAAACCCTCAAGCCTGATGTAATCGTCAACGCTGCGGCCTACACCGCGGTCGACAAAGCTGAAACCGATCGTGATACGGCAATGCTCATCAATGGCCTTGCCCCGCAAGTCATGGCACAAGAGGCGCAGCGCTCGGGCGCGCTGCTGGTCCATTACTCCACGGACTACGTCTTCGACGGTCGCGGTGTCGACCCATGGGCAGAAAGCGCGGTGGCTTCCCCGGTCAATTACTATGGCCAGACCAAGCTTGCCGGGGAGCAGGCGATACTTGCCAGCGGCTGCCAGCATTTGATTTTGCGCACCAGTTGGGTCTATGGCGCCCGGGGTAGCAACTTCGCCAAGACCATGCTGCGATTAGCTGCCGAACGCGACACCTTGAACGTGATCGCCGACCAGCATGGCGCCCCGACCAGCGCTGAGCTTCTGGCCGACGTCACCGCCCATGCGATCACTGCCACGCTGCGGCAGCCGGCACTAAGCGGCCTTTACCACTTGGTCCCCAGCGGTGAAACCAGCTGGCATGCCTATGCGCAGTTCGTCCTGGATTTCGCTCGCGCGCAGGGCAAGCCCTTGAAGACAGCCACCGTTACCCCTATACCCACCAGCGCCTACCCTACACCAGCCGCCCGACCGCTGAATTCACGTCTGAGCAATCAAAAGCTGCAGCAGGCATTCGGCTTGCATCTACCGCAGTGGCAGGGCGGTGTCGAACGCATGCTCGCCGAGCTGTCCTAG